TAGAGCTGTGGAGGTGGCCAAAAAATTTAATGTTAAGATTTATTGTGCAGGTACTTTTTCAAATGAGGAGGGAACATATGTGGTTTCTGATAATATTGAGAATCCTGTAGTTACAGGAATGAGTGTTATGGAAAATCAGACTCAGGTCACAATAACTAATTTGCCATTTAATCATGCCATTATATATAATCTTTTTGAAAGTATAGCGCAAAAAGGTTTTAATGTAGATATGATTTCAATTATAAATATAAATGAAAAACTAAATGTCTCATTCACAATTATTGAAGAAGAAATGTCTCATTTTGATAATTATTTAAAAGAGGCTTTAAATACTTTCAATGAATCTCAAATAACGTATGAACACGGATATGCAAAAATTTCTGTAGTTGGTATTGGAATGAAGACTGAAAAAGGTGTCGCTTCAAGATTTTTTAAAGCGCTTGAAGATATTCCAATAAGAATGGTTACTACATCAGAAATAAAAATATCCTGTCTTATTGATAAAAAATATTTAAATGAAGCGACAAAAGCATTAATAAAGGAGTTTGAATTATGATTTTAAAATTATATGATTATTTTAATTTACAAATTGCTAATGCTAAGGGTGTATATATTTATTCAGAAAAAGGTGAAAAATATTTGGATTCATTTGCAGGAATTGGTGTATTATCTTTTGGTCATTCAAATGATAGTTTAATTCATATAATGCAAAAAAAAATGGAAAGATATATGCATATATCCAATTTCTTTTTGGATGAAGATGCTGAATATGTTGCTCGGAAATTAGTTCATTTTACTAGAAAGGAAGGAACAGTATTCTTTACAAATTCTGGTGCTGAAGCAACTGAAGCAGCATTAAAAGCCATTAAAAAAATATCAACAAATAAAAAAAATAAAATTATATATTTCAAAAATGGATTTCATGGAAGAACATTAGGCGCTTTATCTATAAATGGCTTTGAAAAATTAAAAACCCCTTTTAGACCTCTTTTGCCTCATTGTAAAGAATTTATTTTCAATGATATTGGTGGTTTTGATGATTACATGAAATATCATGGCAATGAAGTTGTAGCGGTTTTTGTAGAACCTATTCAGGGTTCTGGAGGAGTTCTTCCTTTAACAGATGAATTTGCTGAAATATTAAATAAACATCATAAAGAAAAAAAATTTATTCTTGTTTGTGATGAAATTCAGGCTGGTCTTGGAAGAACGGGAAAAATTTTTTCGTATGAACATTTTAATTTGAATCCTGATATAATTACAGTAGGAAAATCATTAGGTGGTGGATTACCATTAGGAGCGACAATATTTTTGAATGAAGCTATAGATATTTTAAAACCTGGTGATCATGGTTCTACATTTGCTCCTAACCCAATAGCTTTAGCTGGAGCTAAATATATATTGGAAAATATTCCAACGTTACTAACAGATATATCTAAAAAAGGACAATATATTATCAAAAAAATCGAAGATATTGATTCATTAAAAATAGTTGATATAAGAGGGAAAGGGTTAATGATTGGAATTGAATTAGATGATTCGTATCCAAATTTAAGAGATAAAGCTTTTCAAAAAGGATTATTGCTAAATGTTATTTCTAATAATACAGTAATTAGATTATTACCAGCGTTAAACATTTCTTATAATGAAATAGACGAAATTATTAAAATATTGGAGGAATTATTATGATATCTCCTGTTGAATTAAGACATATATTACATCAAAATCCTGAATTAGGATTTGAAGAATTTGAAACAACAAAAATTTTAGAAAAAAATATAATAGATTTATCAAAACAATATAATACAAAAATTGAAATATTAAAACCTCTAAGCACAGGGTTAGTTGTAAAATATACACCTTTAAAAAATAATAATTATATTTTATTCAGAGCAGATATCGATGCGTTGCCAATAAAAGAAAAAAATGAAATTAAATTTAAATCAAAAAATAATTTTATGCATGCATGCGGTCATGATATTCATATGTCCATTTTATATGGTCTTATAGAATACGTTTTAAAAAATAATATACAAAAAAATCTTTTATTTTTATTCCAACCTGCTGAAGAAGGTGGTGGAGGAGCAAAAAAAATATTGGAGTCTGGTATTTTCAATAAATTTAATATTTCCAAAGCTTATGCTCTCCATGTTACAGATGAATATGAAAAAGGAACAATAGCTACATCGAAAGGGGTTTTGTTTGCCTCTGCTGTTGAAATAGATATAGAATTTTTTGGGAAAAATGCACATATAGCCTTTCCACAAGATGGAAAAAATGCATTAAATGCAATGAGAATATTTTTAGATTCTATAGAAAAAATTCCAAAAAATCCAACTTCACCTTTACTATTCGGGATTGGCAAGATTCAATCAGGGGAAGTTCGAAATGTAATACCATCATATGCAAAAATTGAAGGAAGTATTAGATCTTTAAATCTTGATTATACAGAAAGTTATATTAATAAATTGAATAAAATATTAAAATCAATAGAGAATTTTACAGAAGTAAAATATGAAATTACAATGGGATCTAGATATAAAGAAGTAGTTAATGATGAGTATTTATATAATGAATTTATAGAAAAAATAAATAATGAATATCAAATTATTAATTGTGGGTACAAAATGACAGGTGAAGACTTTGGTTTTATTGCTGAAAAATATCCATCATTAATGTTTTGGCTGGGGACGAAAGTTGATAAAAAATTTGGGTTACATTCCCCTTATTTTTTGCCAGATGATAGTATAATAAACATAGGAATCGAAATCTTCAAAAAAATTTTAAAATAAAAATATATGGAGTTTATATATCTTGAAGTATCCATTTTTCATTTTATCCCCCCATTCTTTAAATTGTGTTGCACAATTTAATTATACTATAAATGAAAAGAGGTTGGTACAAATACCAACCTCTTTTTTTAAATCAATTTTGCTTACTTATATCAATATTTAAATCCAAATCAGAATTGTCTATAGTAATAATTTTTGTTGCATCTGGTGTATATAAGCTGAAATCTAAATCAACATCTTCATCTGGTAAGTTAATGTTTGTATAGACATTTATCGTATAATTTCCATTTTTATATTTTCCAAGATGAAAGTTTCCATTTTTGTCTGAAAAAGTTATTCTTAATAATGTTGAATCATCGCTTATAGTAACAATAGCTTTTGAAACAGGGGTTGAATTGTCAGTGATGTTTCCTTTGACTAAGTATAGATCATTGGCATTTCCTCTTCTGAAAGTTGGTTTTAATACGGGCGAAAGTTTATATATATCGTTATTACCCATTTGGTGTAAAGATCTCACAACGTCAAAATCCAATACCAATTCTCCGCCTTCTCCAATATTTATATCCACATTTGGTATTAAGATATCTGATTTCATAAGAATAACGGAATGATCTTCCCCTGCTATCGTAACTGTTGCATCTTTAACCGTCATTTTTAAGTTTACGAGAGTAGAGTTTTCGGGTATTTCAAAGTTAAATAGGGTTGTTTCTGTTCCTGCTAAACTTAGAATATCATATTCTTTTTCAATAGAAATAGGGGTTGAAGTTACAGTTTCACCGTCTATAGTTTCATAAGTATAGGTGAAATCTTTAATATAAACCCATAAACTATCAACTTCACTTACTGGCCTATCTGTTAAAAGAACCTTTACTGTTGAATTTACTACATCTGCATCTTCGTTTACGTTTGCTACACAACTAATCAATGAAAAACTCAAAATCAATAATACTAGTAAAATATATGCTATCTTCTTCATACAAATCCCTCCTTAAATTATTTTTGATATGTTTTTAGAATAGTTATAAAATGTATTTTTATTATACATAATGAACCTTAGAAATTTCTTAAAAATTTGAATTTAGTGTGATATAATTATT
This Marinitoga sp. 1197 DNA region includes the following protein-coding sequences:
- a CDS encoding aspartate aminotransferase family protein, with translation MILKLYDYFNLQIANAKGVYIYSEKGEKYLDSFAGIGVLSFGHSNDSLIHIMQKKMERYMHISNFFLDEDAEYVARKLVHFTRKEGTVFFTNSGAEATEAALKAIKKISTNKKNKIIYFKNGFHGRTLGALSINGFEKLKTPFRPLLPHCKEFIFNDIGGFDDYMKYHGNEVVAVFVEPIQGSGGVLPLTDEFAEILNKHHKEKKFILVCDEIQAGLGRTGKIFSYEHFNLNPDIITVGKSLGGGLPLGATIFLNEAIDILKPGDHGSTFAPNPIALAGAKYILENIPTLLTDISKKGQYIIKKIEDIDSLKIVDIRGKGLMIGIELDDSYPNLRDKAFQKGLLLNVISNNTVIRLLPALNISYNEIDEIIKILEELL
- a CDS encoding DUF4382 domain-containing protein, which gives rise to MKKIAYILLVLLILSFSLISCVANVNEDADVVNSTVKVLLTDRPVSEVDSLWVYIKDFTYTYETIDGETVTSTPISIEKEYDILSLAGTETTLFNFEIPENSTLVNLKMTVKDATVTIAGEDHSVILMKSDILIPNVDINIGEGGELVLDFDVVRSLHQMGNNDIYKLSPVLKPTFRRGNANDLYLVKGNITDNSTPVSKAIVTISDDSTLLRITFSDKNGNFHLGKYKNGNYTINVYTNINLPDEDVDLDFSLYTPDATKIITIDNSDLDLNIDISKQN
- a CDS encoding amidohydrolase, translated to MISPVELRHILHQNPELGFEEFETTKILEKNIIDLSKQYNTKIEILKPLSTGLVVKYTPLKNNNYILFRADIDALPIKEKNEIKFKSKNNFMHACGHDIHMSILYGLIEYVLKNNIQKNLLFLFQPAEEGGGGAKKILESGIFNKFNISKAYALHVTDEYEKGTIATSKGVLFASAVEIDIEFFGKNAHIAFPQDGKNALNAMRIFLDSIEKIPKNPTSPLLFGIGKIQSGEVRNVIPSYAKIEGSIRSLNLDYTESYINKLNKILKSIENFTEVKYEITMGSRYKEVVNDEYLYNEFIEKINNEYQIINCGYKMTGEDFGFIAEKYPSLMFWLGTKVDKKFGLHSPYFLPDDSIINIGIEIFKKILK